The following proteins come from a genomic window of Hymenobacter canadensis:
- a CDS encoding DUF4265 domain-containing protein, translated as MESASVKVVFHFFNTVLDEDYVESLWAEVVDQKQGLYRLDNVPFFVTSYSLGDIVLAEMEEGQLVVKGLEEESGNTTLQIMLLQADMKSAVQQALEKLGCDWEESHLPGYFSVNVPQTVGYAPIKRYLKQAKKQNIVSFREACLAHSVR; from the coding sequence ATGGAGTCAGCCTCAGTTAAAGTGGTTTTTCATTTCTTCAATACGGTGCTTGATGAGGATTATGTGGAAAGCCTGTGGGCTGAAGTAGTCGACCAAAAACAAGGTTTATATAGGCTCGATAATGTGCCGTTTTTCGTGACGAGCTACTCGTTAGGTGACATTGTGCTGGCGGAGATGGAGGAAGGACAGCTGGTTGTGAAAGGACTGGAAGAGGAATCCGGCAACACCACGCTGCAGATTATGCTGCTGCAGGCGGACATGAAGAGTGCGGTGCAACAGGCTTTGGAGAAGCTGGGCTGTGATTGGGAGGAAAGTCATTTGCCGGGCTATTTCTCGGTCAATGTGCCTCAAACTGTTGGCTATGCGCCAATCAAGCGGTATTTAAAGCAGGCTAAAAAGCAGAATATAGTAAGCTTCAGGGAAGCCTGCCTGGCGCACAGTGTAAGATAA